Below is a genomic region from Hevea brasiliensis isolate MT/VB/25A 57/8 chromosome 3, ASM3005281v1, whole genome shotgun sequence.
AAACATTAAAACTAAACATGTCTCTGATGCCCATAAACTAGACGCACTCAGAAAATTTGTTTCATTTGCTTGTATATCAATTCATACTAGTCATATAATGCATTAAAAGTAAACGATTGAGTTAAATAACGATGACTTTCATCTGCAATTGCAATTCTTACAAAAAAATAAATCAGCATACAAGAGATTTTAacataagaaagaaaaaaaaaaaaatatatatatatatatataacatattcTAATTTTGGAGGAAAAACCCGAAAGCATCtaatatttctttttctttttttaattaaaaaaacccCTAAAATGTTACAATAGATTTATAGAACTGTTACCAATCACCACCACTGATGAACAAGAATTCCACTCTCTCTCAAAGAAGTAAACAGCCCTAAGCATTGTCCATAAGTTTTCTCATATTTGGTGCTCCTCTGTCCAGGGCAACATCTTTGCCACCTATTGTAATGGCATTCAAGAAAGATTTCATCAATCAAACAAATAGCTCCAGTCTTAAACAGCCGCGGTATCAAATCAAACTCAGTCCCTTCTACATCCATTTTCATCACCACAAAGTCCTTCTCTGTTACAGTCTTCTTCAACCACATTGCAAAATCAAACCCCTGTATCTCATCCACCTCTCCATTAAAACTCTCATCATCCTGTTTTGACAATTTTACTGACTGAATTCTCCCCATTCCTCTCCCTTTATCCTTGACTTCCTGACCAGGGTCGTGATTAATTTCGAAAGACAACGTCTCATTCCTCACCCAAGCTGCATATGGCAATAATGTAACCCCTTTCTTCACCCTATACTCTTCATGAAAAGTCTTATCAGCCTCAATTGCATACACATCAAAAGTCCTATTCTGTTTTGGATATTGCTTCCTGAACCAACTGCCAATACTAGAGCCGTAACTCCTAGCTCCAACATCAACATAAACGTATCTATTCTTAAAGCTTATATCAACCATTGATGGCAAATACTTTACGTTCTTTATATTCCGTTTCAATGTAATCCATGGCTTCAACGGCTCTTCTTTGATCAACGGCTCAGCATTACGGACCAAGTCCCTCTTATGCTCAGGGACAGAGCACTTATTCACCGAATTGACGCCGGGCTCCTTCACCCCACGGCCAAAAATTCCACTGTGTTTTTGCAGAATAATTTCTCTAATGTAAGGCATGGATGAATCATAACCATCTATATTATGAGATTTTATCAATTTGCAAGAATTGAACAAATCAAGGAATGAATTGAAGCTATACGTATCTTTTGCCCTCACGTGGACCACCACAAACCCTTCGGGTTTCAGCGTCCGTGAAATCTCCGATGCCAGATCCAACGGCCGTGACGCTTTGTCAAAGCCGCCCTGACCGGAGAAAACGAAATCAAAGGTATCGTCATCGAACGCTATGCGATTCGTTTTACTGGAGATTACCAAAGGCTTAAAAGCTTTCTTGAAAATTCCAACCGAGTCCGAAACGCCGATCTCTTTCAAGGCATAGACGTCCTGTCCGTTTGGTGTTTCAACGCACAGGGACTTGGAGTTCGGAGAGAGGTAGCCTTCTGTGATTAGATCTTGAAACACCGAGGAGTAAAAATGAACGGCCTTGATCCAGTCTTTGCTAGTGTATAGATCGGGTTGAGTAGGACCAGCCGGCCTAACCACTCTGTTCACCGCCGAAGCGCGGGCCCCGCTCCCAGCGATGATGAAGCTGAAGTTCTCCGGCAGGGAGAAAAAGCAGAAGTCTCCAATATTACAGGACTCACCGGCTATAGTGACGACGAAAGCAAATCGAACGATGATGATCAAAACGCCAAATAAAAGCACACGCGCCATTACATTCCTGAGAAAGCTATGCTTGCCGGTGGTAGGCTCCATGACTATCACTCTATACAGCTTTAAgcaacaaattttaaaaaaaaatttaaaaaaatgcgTTTTATACGATGCGAAAATAAATCTAAAAGTAATGAATCGCGTCAAAAAGACAACGGTTAACGGGAGCAGAAGCGGGCAGAGGTATGGTTGGCTCCGAGGAAAATTCTTCTCTGTAAGAGAGTAGTGGAAAtcggaaaataaagaaaaacagGAGGGGCAAAACTTGAAAACATGGTGGGCTTTTGGGTTTATCAGAAGAAGGAGGAGACAAGTGTTTCTCTTATGGAGCGGAGGGAAGAGAGGGCATCGCTGGGGTAAGAGTGAGTGAATTGGGAGATTTTGATGGTTGCAACTCTGCTAGATATGAAGATAAAAACGGAGACCTGATGTTAGGGGATGAATAAACACCAACGCGGCCAATGAGGTGACCTGATTAGCCGGTTAATACGCGGCATGGAACCATGGAGCTGCGTGGAATATGACGCGAAAGCATACGCATTTGCCACTGAATTTTTGCATAAATTTCCACATTGCCACCACCACGACGTCACCTAATACCGGCGTAGACGTCGGTCCTATCTTCAGTGGTATTGTTATTCGATTCTTCTCCTTATATGG
It encodes:
- the LOC110633733 gene encoding uncharacterized protein LOC110633733, which encodes MEPTTGKHSFLRNVMARVLLFGVLIIIVRFAFVVTIAGESCNIGDFCFFSLPENFSFIIAGSGARASAVNRVVRPAGPTQPDLYTSKDWIKAVHFYSSVFQDLITEGYLSPNSKSLCVETPNGQDVYALKEIGVSDSVGIFKKAFKPLVISSKTNRIAFDDDTFDFVFSGQGGFDKASRPLDLASEISRTLKPEGFVVVHVRAKDTYSFNSFLDLFNSCKLIKSHNIDGYDSSMPYIREIILQKHSGIFGRGVKEPGVNSVNKCSVPEHKRDLVRNAEPLIKEEPLKPWITLKRNIKNVKYLPSMVDISFKNRYVYVDVGARSYGSSIGSWFRKQYPKQNRTFDVYAIEADKTFHEEYRVKKGVTLLPYAAWVRNETLSFEINHDPGQEVKDKGRGMGRIQSVKLSKQDDESFNGEVDEIQGFDFAMWLKKTVTEKDFVVMKMDVEGTEFDLIPRLFKTGAICLIDEIFLECHYNRWQRCCPGQRSTKYEKTYGQCLGLFTSLRESGILVHQWW